In a genomic window of Myxococcus fulvus:
- a CDS encoding cytochrome c-type biogenesis protein, producing MTAALLSLTLAFGLVTGQFAPQQAASEPLAPALEERVQKLGKTLRCAVCQGLSISDSPSSMARAQLDMVRELVSEGKSDQEVVEFFVSRYGEWVLLEPKAEGFNWFVWLGPVALLLVGGFVIWRQLQQGPALEPTAQATSPSAPAAPGAPPSAADDADPYLQAVRRELER from the coding sequence ATGACCGCCGCCCTGCTGTCCCTGACCCTCGCCTTCGGCCTCGTCACCGGCCAGTTCGCGCCCCAGCAGGCCGCGAGTGAGCCTCTCGCCCCCGCCCTGGAAGAGCGCGTCCAGAAGCTCGGCAAGACGCTGCGCTGCGCGGTGTGCCAGGGCCTCTCCATCTCCGACAGCCCGTCCTCCATGGCCCGCGCCCAGCTGGACATGGTCCGCGAGCTCGTCTCCGAGGGGAAGAGCGACCAGGAGGTGGTCGAGTTCTTCGTGTCGCGCTACGGCGAGTGGGTCCTCCTGGAGCCCAAGGCCGAGGGCTTCAACTGGTTCGTCTGGCTGGGCCCCGTCGCGCTGCTCCTCGTGGGCGGCTTCGTCATCTGGAGACAGCTCCAGCAGGGCCCCGCCCTGGAGCCCACGGCCCAGGCCACCTCGCCTTCCGCGCCCGCCGCGCCGGGCGCCCCCCCTTCCGCGGCGGATGACGCCGACCCCTACCTCCAGGCCGTGCGCCGGGAGCTGGAGCGCTAA